A portion of the Krasilnikovia cinnamomea genome contains these proteins:
- a CDS encoding SDR family oxidoreductase, whose amino-acid sequence MTNKTTVLVTGASGTLGAAVLSRLAGEDVAVRPMSRRARTGWVAADLATGEGLAEAVRGVDAVVHLASGAGRDSGDIDVGGTGRLVAAARAADVRHLLYVSIVGVDRVPISYYRAKLAAERIVTAGEVPWTIVRATQFPQLVDRMLTASSRLGVLVVDRRVLVQPVHPTDVAERIASLLGAGPAGAVEFGGPEVHTFGELAAAWRQARAVRRPVLPIRVPGRAGRELRAGALTTAARPAGTRTWGDYLAGSNN is encoded by the coding sequence ATGACGAACAAGACGACGGTGCTGGTCACCGGAGCGAGTGGAACGCTGGGCGCCGCGGTCCTCTCCCGCCTGGCGGGCGAGGACGTGGCCGTGCGGCCGATGAGCCGCCGGGCCAGGACCGGCTGGGTGGCCGCGGACCTGGCCACCGGCGAGGGTCTGGCGGAGGCGGTGCGCGGCGTGGACGCCGTCGTGCACCTGGCGTCGGGCGCGGGCCGCGATTCCGGCGACATCGATGTCGGGGGCACCGGGAGGCTGGTCGCGGCGGCGCGGGCGGCGGACGTCCGGCATCTGCTGTACGTGTCGATCGTGGGCGTCGACCGGGTGCCGATCTCGTACTACCGGGCCAAGCTGGCGGCGGAGCGGATCGTCACGGCGGGAGAGGTGCCGTGGACGATCGTGCGTGCCACGCAGTTCCCGCAACTGGTCGACCGGATGTTGACCGCGTCGTCCCGGCTGGGAGTGCTGGTCGTGGACCGTCGCGTGCTCGTGCAGCCGGTGCACCCGACCGACGTCGCGGAACGCATCGCGTCGCTGCTGGGCGCGGGGCCCGCCGGTGCGGTGGAGTTCGGCGGCCCCGAGGTGCACACGTTCGGTGAGCTGGCCGCCGCGTGGCGGCAAGCCCGCGCGGTGCGGCGTCCGGTGCTCCCGATCCGGGTGCCGGGGCGCGCCGGGCGGGAGTTGCGCGCCGGGGCGCTCACCACGGCGGCCCGGCCCGCCGGCACGCGGACGTGGGGTGACTATCTCGCGGGCTCGAACAACTGA
- a CDS encoding proline--tRNA ligase → MLLRMSTMLLRTLREEPADAEVPSHRLLLRAGYVRRAAPGGYTWLPLGKLVLDRVTAIVRDEMTAIGAQEVAFPALLPREPYDTSGRWTEYGDDIFTLTDRRGAEYLLAPTHEEMFTLLVQDMTISYRDFPVILFQIQTKFRDEARPRAGLLRGREFLMKDAYSFDLSDDGLAAAYATLRAAYQRVFARLGLQHTIVAAMSGAMGGSASEEFLAAAEVGEDTYVGCTRCDYAANTEAVTTPAPVITEAATGPLTVHDTPDTPTIASLVALANERALDGRTDWTAADTLKNVVVTVHRPGAEDELLVIGVPGDREVDLKRLDAALSPATATMFDDFASRPELVKGYIGPQGLALRYLADPRVAPGTAWLTGANIAGKHATSVVAGRDFTPDGTIEAAEVRAGDPCPACGAGELTMRRGIEIAHIFQLGRRYTDAFKVDVLGADGKPVRPTMGSYGIGVSRAVAAIAEQHHDERGLLWPDEVAPADVHVVATGKDGQTEAALALGAELVAAGLRVLVDDRPQLSAGVKFTDAELIGIARSVVVGRRLAEGYVELRDRRTGQRDEVRLADVPRLLTTPA, encoded by the coding sequence ATGTTGCTGCGAATGTCCACCATGCTGCTCCGGACCCTGCGCGAGGAGCCGGCGGACGCCGAGGTGCCGAGCCACCGGCTGCTGCTGCGCGCGGGGTACGTCCGCCGCGCCGCCCCGGGCGGCTACACCTGGCTGCCCCTGGGCAAGCTGGTGCTGGACCGGGTGACCGCGATCGTGCGGGACGAGATGACCGCGATCGGCGCCCAGGAGGTGGCGTTCCCGGCGCTGCTGCCCCGCGAGCCGTACGACACCAGCGGCCGGTGGACCGAGTACGGCGACGACATCTTCACCCTCACCGACCGGCGCGGGGCCGAGTACCTGCTGGCGCCGACCCACGAGGAGATGTTCACCCTGCTCGTGCAGGACATGACCATCTCGTACCGGGACTTCCCGGTGATCCTGTTCCAGATCCAGACGAAGTTCCGCGACGAGGCGCGGCCCCGGGCGGGGCTGCTGCGCGGGCGCGAGTTCCTAATGAAGGACGCGTACTCGTTCGACCTGTCCGACGACGGACTGGCCGCCGCGTACGCCACGCTGCGGGCCGCGTACCAGCGGGTCTTCGCCCGGCTCGGGCTCCAGCACACCATCGTGGCCGCCATGTCCGGCGCCATGGGCGGCTCTGCCTCGGAAGAGTTCCTGGCGGCCGCCGAGGTGGGTGAGGACACGTACGTCGGCTGCACCCGGTGCGACTACGCGGCCAACACCGAGGCGGTGACCACCCCGGCGCCCGTGATCACCGAGGCCGCCACCGGCCCGCTGACAGTGCACGACACCCCGGACACCCCCACGATCGCCTCGCTCGTGGCGCTGGCCAACGAGCGCGCCCTGGACGGGCGCACCGACTGGACCGCCGCGGACACCCTGAAGAACGTGGTCGTCACAGTGCACCGGCCGGGCGCCGAGGACGAACTGCTGGTCATCGGCGTACCCGGGGACCGGGAGGTGGATCTCAAGCGGCTGGACGCGGCGCTGAGCCCGGCCACCGCCACGATGTTCGACGACTTCGCGTCCCGCCCGGAGCTGGTGAAGGGCTACATCGGCCCGCAGGGGCTCGCGCTGCGCTACCTCGCCGACCCCCGGGTGGCGCCCGGCACGGCATGGCTGACCGGCGCGAACATCGCGGGCAAGCACGCCACCTCGGTGGTGGCGGGGCGCGACTTCACCCCGGACGGCACCATCGAGGCCGCCGAGGTGCGCGCCGGTGACCCGTGCCCGGCCTGCGGAGCCGGTGAGCTGACCATGCGGCGCGGTATCGAGATCGCGCACATCTTCCAGCTCGGGCGCCGGTACACCGACGCGTTCAAGGTCGACGTGCTCGGCGCCGACGGCAAACCGGTCCGCCCGACCATGGGCTCCTACGGCATCGGGGTGTCCCGGGCGGTGGCCGCCATCGCCGAGCAGCACCACGACGAGCGCGGCCTGCTATGGCCCGACGAGGTGGCGCCCGCCGACGTGCACGTCGTCGCCACCGGCAAGGACGGGCAGACGGAGGCGGCCCTGGCGCTGGGCGCGGAGCTGGTCGCGGCCGGGCTGCGGGTGCTGGTGGACGACCGGCCCCAGCTGTCGGCCGGGGTGAAGTTCACCGACGCCGAGCTGATCGGCATCGCGCGGTCCGTCGTGGTCGGCCGCCGTCTGGCCGAGGGGTACGTGGAACTGCGCGACCGCCGCACCGGACAGCGCGACGAGGTCCGGCTGGCCGACGTGCCGAGGCTGCTCACCACCCCGGCGTAA
- a CDS encoding GGDEF domain-containing protein, whose product MTGSMSGADELSAALLTMENMIVWDAEAGLAAAVELERQAEAIGDEALIVRARLCRICMEMRTGDLAGAQRQLHAIHDWAVAHDDRNMQARTHLNWANIQRLSGDVAKCLEHSVIAVELLDESATPYMQINHRTRLADALGLNGAMDAARTRYRQAEELARELEQGELLTMLLNNWAYTEYSSGEFPRAQEVAARLQEHAAAYGFELDPAALDTIGAIQIENGEYAEAERTMQACLAQYEAGFSDDADDLAEYQLTLARAQRGMGAIEAAQTNLDVSRALCVERELHEVLVRVHQEQAELHALRGEFAEAFAVHKVFFAARERLGSLQREAQAQTRLAMFETAEAREEAERFREQARRDPLTGLRNRRYVDEELPALIADDAELTVAIVDLDFFKRINDELSHDVGDQVLVRAARVLERELAATAPDGFVARLGGEEFLLVLPGTPVTAATAQLDDIRRAVRASDWRDITGDLPVTVSIGVAGAHEASCRSQPGVLSVADRNLYAAKRAGRDRVVAGPGRRRRRRAYRDRDAS is encoded by the coding sequence GTGACCGGCAGCATGTCCGGTGCCGACGAGCTTTCGGCTGCCCTCCTGACGATGGAGAACATGATCGTCTGGGATGCGGAGGCCGGGCTCGCCGCCGCCGTCGAGCTGGAGCGCCAGGCCGAGGCCATCGGCGACGAGGCCCTGATCGTGCGGGCCCGGCTCTGCCGGATCTGCATGGAGATGCGCACCGGGGACCTCGCGGGCGCCCAGCGGCAGCTGCACGCGATCCACGACTGGGCCGTCGCGCACGACGACCGCAACATGCAGGCCCGTACCCATTTGAACTGGGCGAACATCCAGCGCTTGTCCGGTGATGTGGCCAAGTGTCTGGAGCATTCGGTGATCGCGGTCGAGCTGCTCGACGAGTCGGCCACCCCCTACATGCAGATCAACCACCGGACGCGGCTGGCCGACGCGCTGGGTCTCAACGGCGCGATGGACGCCGCGCGGACGCGGTACCGCCAGGCCGAGGAGCTGGCCCGGGAGCTGGAGCAGGGTGAGCTGCTCACCATGCTGCTGAACAACTGGGCGTACACCGAATACAGCAGTGGCGAGTTTCCGCGCGCGCAGGAGGTGGCCGCGCGGCTGCAGGAGCACGCCGCCGCGTACGGCTTCGAGCTGGACCCCGCGGCGCTGGACACGATCGGTGCGATCCAGATCGAGAACGGCGAGTACGCCGAGGCCGAGCGGACGATGCAGGCGTGCCTGGCGCAGTACGAGGCCGGGTTCAGCGACGACGCCGACGATCTAGCCGAGTACCAGCTCACCCTGGCCCGGGCGCAGCGCGGGATGGGCGCGATCGAGGCGGCCCAGACCAACCTGGACGTCTCCCGGGCGCTGTGTGTCGAGCGGGAGCTGCACGAGGTCCTGGTTCGGGTGCATCAGGAGCAGGCGGAGCTGCATGCCCTGCGGGGGGAGTTCGCCGAGGCGTTCGCGGTGCACAAGGTCTTCTTCGCCGCCCGCGAGCGGCTGGGCTCGCTGCAGCGGGAGGCGCAGGCACAGACCCGGCTGGCGATGTTCGAGACGGCCGAGGCCCGCGAGGAGGCCGAACGTTTCCGCGAGCAGGCCCGCCGCGACCCGCTGACCGGCCTGCGCAACCGCCGCTACGTGGACGAGGAACTGCCGGCCCTGATCGCCGACGATGCCGAACTCACCGTGGCGATCGTCGACCTGGACTTCTTCAAGCGGATCAACGACGAGCTGTCGCACGACGTCGGTGACCAGGTGCTCGTACGGGCGGCGCGGGTGCTGGAGCGGGAGCTGGCCGCTACCGCGCCGGACGGGTTCGTGGCGCGGCTGGGCGGGGAGGAGTTCCTCCTGGTGCTGCCGGGGACGCCGGTGACCGCGGCGACCGCGCAGCTCGATGACATCCGGCGGGCGGTCCGGGCGTCGGACTGGCGCGACATCACCGGGGATCTGCCCGTCACGGTCAGCATCGGGGTGGCTGGCGCGCATGAGGCGAGCTGCCGTAGCCAACCCGGAGTGCTCTCCGTGGCGGACCGCAACCTCTACGCGGCCAAGCGCGCGGGCCGCGACCGGGTGGTCGCGGGGCCCGGGCGTAGGCGGCGTAGGCGGGCGTACCGGGACCGCGACGCGTCCTGA
- a CDS encoding SufE family protein has translation MTDMPPRLAEIIDEFASAPREVVLEMLLEFADAVPALPAELAGHDGMEQVPECQTAFFLRAQVQPDGVVRAYFDCPPEAPTTRAFAGILAEGLAGAGAAEVLAVPDDLYARMGLDQAISPLRVRGGTAILARLKRQVREQAA, from the coding sequence GTGACCGACATGCCGCCCCGGCTCGCCGAGATCATCGACGAGTTCGCCTCCGCTCCGCGCGAGGTCGTGCTCGAGATGCTGCTCGAGTTCGCCGACGCCGTGCCGGCACTGCCCGCCGAACTGGCCGGGCACGACGGGATGGAACAGGTCCCGGAATGCCAGACCGCGTTCTTCCTCCGCGCGCAGGTGCAGCCCGACGGCGTCGTCCGGGCGTACTTCGACTGCCCGCCGGAGGCACCCACGACCCGCGCGTTCGCGGGCATCCTCGCAGAGGGCCTGGCCGGCGCGGGCGCGGCCGAGGTCCTCGCGGTCCCCGACGACTTGTACGCCCGGATGGGGCTCGACCAGGCCATCAGCCCGCTCCGGGTACGTGGTGGCACCGCCATCTTGGCGCGGCTAAAGCGCCAGGTACGCGAGCAGGCGGCCTGA
- a CDS encoding DinB family protein — MADFVGADLRGSRFERVDLTGAHLHDVDLRDAQFRGVDFGGVVMRGVELSNVTIHGDIENLTINGVDVTPLVTAELDRRYPDRAKMRPTDPAGFREAWGILERLWDETVERARRLPPPQLHESVDGEWSFIDTLRHLVFATDSWVGRAILGNPAPWDPLGLPWDEMPDIPGVPRDRAARPSLDTVLELRRDRMSTVREVIDGLTAESLAADTDPVDAPGWPEPRSYPVRVCLSIVLNEEWEHRLYAERDLAALRARGAQ; from the coding sequence ATGGCTGATTTCGTCGGCGCCGATCTCCGCGGATCGCGGTTCGAACGTGTGGACCTCACCGGCGCCCACCTGCACGACGTCGACCTGCGCGACGCCCAGTTCCGCGGCGTCGACTTCGGCGGGGTTGTCATGCGGGGCGTCGAGCTCAGCAACGTCACCATCCACGGCGACATCGAGAACCTCACGATCAACGGCGTGGACGTCACGCCGCTGGTGACCGCCGAGCTCGACCGGCGGTATCCCGACCGGGCCAAGATGCGCCCGACCGACCCGGCCGGCTTCCGAGAGGCCTGGGGGATCCTTGAGCGGCTGTGGGATGAGACCGTGGAACGGGCCCGCCGCCTGCCACCACCGCAGCTGCACGAGTCCGTCGACGGCGAGTGGTCGTTCATCGATACGCTGCGGCATCTGGTGTTCGCCACCGACTCCTGGGTGGGCCGTGCGATCCTCGGCAACCCCGCTCCGTGGGATCCGCTGGGTCTTCCATGGGACGAGATGCCCGACATCCCGGGTGTGCCGCGCGATCGTGCCGCGCGGCCGTCGCTCGACACCGTCCTCGAACTGCGCCGGGACAGGATGTCCACGGTCCGCGAGGTCATCGACGGATTGACCGCCGAATCGTTGGCCGCCGACACCGATCCGGTCGACGCGCCGGGGTGGCCGGAACCGCGCAGCTATCCCGTACGGGTTTGCCTGTCGATTGTGCTCAATGAGGAGTGGGAGCACCGGCTGTACGCCGAGCGTGACCTGGCGGCCCTGCGGGCCCGGGGCGCGCAGTAG
- a CDS encoding helix-turn-helix domain-containing protein — MGPGALLTTGEAAVLLRSSRAHVADLCRRGLLPYVRVGDERRIRRADLEALIRPGLGPEELRDLWLHRAVAGKLVADPPGVLAVALGNLRRLRRAHPEGRAWEWLDRWEVVLGQGVAAVLDALTSSARYAVDLRRTSPFAGALTERERRAVLAAFAESRRDRARPMSAERREHVLQRV, encoded by the coding sequence ATGGGTCCGGGTGCCCTGCTGACGACCGGTGAGGCGGCCGTCCTGCTGCGCTCGTCACGGGCGCACGTCGCGGACCTGTGCCGGCGCGGGCTCCTGCCGTACGTGCGGGTGGGTGACGAGCGGCGGATCCGGCGCGCCGACCTGGAGGCGCTGATCCGGCCCGGTCTCGGTCCGGAGGAGTTGCGCGACCTTTGGCTACATCGGGCGGTGGCCGGGAAGCTGGTCGCGGACCCGCCCGGCGTGCTGGCGGTTGCCCTGGGCAACCTGCGGCGTCTGCGTCGCGCGCATCCGGAGGGCCGGGCCTGGGAGTGGCTGGACCGCTGGGAGGTCGTGCTCGGGCAGGGCGTGGCGGCGGTGCTGGACGCGTTGACCTCGTCGGCACGATACGCCGTCGACCTGCGCCGCACGTCGCCGTTCGCGGGGGCCCTGACGGAGCGGGAACGGCGTGCGGTGCTGGCGGCGTTCGCGGAGAGCCGACGGGACCGGGCCCGCCCGATGAGCGCGGAACGGCGCGAGCACGTCCTCCAGCGGGTCTAA
- a CDS encoding sulfurtransferase, with amino-acid sequence MSVANDPAPSLQAYAHPERLVTTDWLAANLGTDGLVVVESDEDVLLYDMGHIPGAVKVDWHTELNDQVTRDYLDPAAFAALCEAKGIGRHDTVVFYGDNFNWWAAYALWVFSLFGHRDVRLLDGGRQKWIAEGREVTRDKPAPPLARYPVPERDDAPIRAFRDQVMGHIASGHPLVDVRSPQEYTGERTHMENYPQEGALRGGHIPGALSKPWKSAANEDGTFRSADELTKIYRDELGLVPGDDVIAYCRIGERSSHTWFVLHHLLGYPQVRNYDGSWTEWGNLVRAPIVRGDRPGGLA; translated from the coding sequence ATGTCCGTTGCGAATGATCCGGCGCCGTCCCTCCAGGCGTACGCCCACCCGGAGCGGCTGGTCACCACCGACTGGCTGGCCGCGAACCTCGGCACGGACGGCCTCGTGGTCGTCGAGTCAGACGAGGACGTCCTGCTGTACGACATGGGGCACATCCCCGGCGCGGTGAAGGTCGACTGGCACACCGAGCTCAACGACCAGGTCACCCGCGACTACCTGGATCCGGCGGCGTTCGCTGCGCTGTGCGAGGCCAAGGGCATCGGGCGGCACGACACGGTCGTCTTCTACGGCGACAACTTCAACTGGTGGGCGGCGTACGCGCTGTGGGTGTTCAGCCTGTTCGGCCACCGCGACGTGCGTCTGCTCGACGGCGGGCGGCAGAAGTGGATCGCCGAGGGGCGCGAGGTGACCCGGGACAAGCCGGCCCCTCCGCTGGCGCGGTACCCCGTGCCGGAGCGCGACGACGCGCCGATCCGGGCGTTCCGCGATCAGGTGATGGGGCACATCGCCAGCGGGCACCCGCTGGTCGACGTGCGGTCCCCGCAGGAGTACACGGGCGAGCGGACCCACATGGAGAACTATCCGCAGGAGGGGGCGCTGCGCGGCGGGCACATCCCGGGCGCGCTCAGCAAGCCGTGGAAGTCCGCCGCCAACGAGGACGGCACGTTCCGGTCGGCGGACGAGCTCACCAAGATCTACCGGGACGAGTTGGGCCTGGTGCCGGGCGACGACGTGATCGCGTACTGCCGGATCGGTGAGCGGTCCAGCCACACCTGGTTCGTGCTGCACCATCTGCTGGGCTACCCGCAGGTGCGCAACTACGACGGATCGTGGACCGAGTGGGGCAACCTGGTCCGGGCGCCGATCGTGCGCGGGGATCGGCCCGGCGGCCTGGCCTGA
- a CDS encoding TetR/AcrR family transcriptional regulator, whose amino-acid sequence MTVDQQQRTTAPAPRRRSRREEILEIAVGLFASRGYHGVSMDDIGSAAGVTGPALYHHFAGKEAMLVAALVPVSENLLSGGKSRVSRHNGDAQAALADLIDFHVDFALANPAVIALHLHELDRLPDEPRRQIRRLQRLYVEEWVTVLGELRPDLDAGERRVLAHAAFGLMNSTPFLGGEVDRQRRAALLREATGHALLGR is encoded by the coding sequence GTGACGGTAGACCAGCAGCAGCGGACGACGGCCCCCGCGCCCCGGCGGCGCTCGCGCCGCGAGGAGATCCTGGAGATCGCCGTGGGGCTCTTCGCGTCCCGCGGCTACCACGGTGTGTCGATGGACGACATCGGTTCCGCCGCGGGCGTGACCGGCCCGGCCCTCTATCACCACTTCGCGGGTAAGGAGGCCATGCTGGTCGCCGCGCTCGTCCCGGTCAGCGAGAATCTGCTCAGCGGCGGCAAGTCCCGGGTGTCCCGGCACAACGGCGACGCGCAGGCGGCACTGGCCGACCTCATCGACTTCCATGTCGACTTCGCGCTGGCCAACCCGGCCGTCATCGCGCTGCACCTGCACGAGCTGGACCGGCTGCCCGACGAGCCGCGCCGCCAGATCCGCCGCCTCCAGCGCCTGTACGTCGAGGAGTGGGTGACCGTCCTCGGCGAGCTGCGCCCCGACCTGGACGCCGGTGAGCGCCGCGTGCTGGCCCACGCCGCGTTCGGCCTGATGAACTCCACGCCGTTCCTCGGCGGCGAGGTGGACCGGCAAC
- a CDS encoding DsbA family oxidoreductase, translated as MDIQVWSDIVCPWCYLGKRRLERALAEFGAHASVTFRAYQLDRAPVPAPVPLKSVLAARFGGPARVERMWAQFNQVAAAEGLIVEFERAVAANTFDAHRLVAWAGHQGRQAAMLDAVQRAHFADGIDIGSHPALAGLAASIGLDGAEALAYLGSGAGAEQVQADQLAADRLGITSVPTFVVDGRYALQGAQEPAVLRTAFEEVLRREAVDSRR; from the coding sequence ATGGACATCCAGGTCTGGTCCGACATCGTCTGCCCGTGGTGCTACCTCGGCAAGCGGCGCCTCGAACGCGCGCTGGCGGAGTTCGGCGCCCACGCGAGCGTCACGTTCCGCGCGTACCAGCTCGACCGCGCGCCGGTACCGGCGCCCGTACCGTTGAAGTCCGTGCTGGCCGCCCGCTTCGGCGGGCCGGCCCGGGTGGAGCGGATGTGGGCGCAGTTCAACCAGGTCGCGGCGGCCGAGGGGCTGATCGTGGAGTTCGAGCGGGCGGTCGCCGCGAACACCTTCGACGCGCACCGGCTGGTCGCCTGGGCCGGGCATCAGGGTCGGCAGGCCGCCATGCTGGACGCGGTGCAGCGGGCCCACTTCGCGGACGGCATCGACATCGGTTCCCACCCGGCGCTGGCCGGGCTGGCGGCCTCGATCGGTCTCGACGGGGCGGAGGCGCTGGCCTACCTCGGCTCCGGGGCGGGCGCCGAGCAGGTCCAGGCCGATCAGCTCGCGGCCGACCGGCTCGGCATCACGAGCGTCCCCACCTTCGTCGTCGACGGCCGGTACGCACTGCAGGGGGCGCAGGAGCCCGCCGTGCTGCGGACCGCGTTCGAGGAGGTTCTGCGCCGGGAGGCCGTAGACAGTCGTCGATGA
- a CDS encoding SGNH/GDSL hydrolase family protein gives MGWRSFVAMGDSFTEGMDDAYPDGTYRGWADLVAARLALETGPDFGYANLAIRGRLLDQVVKEQVEPALAMRPDLVSFAAGGNDVLRRKADPVALIERVDPVIGRIRATGADVILFRFADVAAMLPGQRLVAPRVAALNDGVRRLADKHGAYLIDLHGDETFHNPLMWSTDRLHLSGAGHRRVAAHVLAALGVQVDDGWLLAPPMPAPAPWLSARGADLRWAGQYLAPWLKRRLTGASSGDLVTAKRPSLAPVQAVEKG, from the coding sequence ATGGGCTGGCGCAGCTTCGTGGCGATGGGGGACAGCTTCACCGAGGGGATGGACGACGCGTACCCGGACGGCACGTACCGGGGGTGGGCGGACCTGGTCGCGGCGCGGCTGGCGCTGGAGACCGGCCCCGACTTCGGGTACGCGAACCTGGCCATCCGCGGGCGCCTGCTGGACCAGGTGGTCAAGGAGCAGGTCGAGCCGGCGCTGGCGATGAGGCCCGACCTGGTCAGCTTCGCGGCCGGCGGCAACGACGTGCTGCGGCGCAAGGCCGACCCGGTCGCGCTGATCGAGCGGGTCGACCCGGTGATCGGGCGGATCCGCGCCACGGGCGCCGACGTGATCCTGTTCCGCTTCGCGGACGTCGCCGCCATGCTGCCGGGCCAGCGCCTGGTCGCGCCGCGTGTCGCCGCCCTCAACGACGGGGTGCGCCGCCTGGCCGACAAGCACGGCGCGTACCTGATCGACCTGCACGGCGACGAGACCTTCCACAATCCGCTGATGTGGAGCACGGACCGGCTGCACCTGTCCGGGGCCGGGCACCGGCGCGTCGCCGCGCACGTACTGGCCGCGCTGGGGGTCCAGGTCGACGACGGGTGGCTGCTGGCGCCGCCCATGCCCGCGCCCGCGCCGTGGCTGTCGGCGCGCGGCGCGGATCTGCGCTGGGCCGGGCAGTACCTGGCGCCGTGGCTGAAGCGGCGGCTGACCGGCGCGTCGTCGGGCGACCTGGTCACGGCGAAACGTCCCTCCCTGGCGCCCGTGCAGGCGGTCGAAAAGGGTTAG
- a CDS encoding DUF2332 domain-containing protein, with protein MVGVRTSTWYTEFAELEARGVSPAYERLSHAVARDDEILALLDTLPEPKRQPNLLFGAVRLLGGPVLDPDAFHRFVVANWAALAEQMRARATQTNEAGRCALLLPVLAALPQPLALLEVGCSAGLNLYPDRYAYRYGEHRIGSGAPVLECAATGVQPPSALPQVVWRAGLDLNPLDVTDPADLAWLDALIWPEHDHRRARLRAAAAVVAADPPQLRRGDLVDDLRALAAEAPTDATLVVFHTAVLYLVPPAGRAAFTAVVRTLPGHWISLEAPEVLDFDVPGTWPQPGVRHLLALDGKPLAWAGAHGQSMVWFG; from the coding sequence ATGGTCGGCGTGAGGACCTCGACGTGGTACACGGAGTTCGCCGAGCTGGAGGCGCGCGGGGTTTCGCCGGCCTACGAGCGCCTGTCGCACGCGGTTGCCCGTGACGACGAGATCCTCGCCCTGCTCGACACGCTGCCGGAACCCAAGCGACAGCCGAATCTGCTGTTCGGGGCCGTACGGCTGCTCGGCGGTCCGGTGCTGGACCCGGATGCGTTCCACCGGTTCGTCGTGGCCAACTGGGCGGCGCTCGCTGAGCAGATGCGCGCCCGCGCGACACAGACGAACGAGGCCGGGCGGTGTGCCTTGCTGCTCCCGGTGCTGGCCGCATTGCCGCAGCCGCTGGCCCTCCTGGAGGTCGGCTGCTCGGCAGGCCTGAATCTGTATCCAGACCGGTACGCCTACCGGTACGGCGAGCACAGGATCGGATCCGGCGCACCGGTCCTGGAGTGCGCCGCCACCGGGGTGCAGCCACCGTCCGCACTTCCCCAGGTCGTGTGGCGGGCGGGGCTGGACCTGAACCCGCTCGACGTGACCGACCCGGCCGACCTCGCCTGGCTGGACGCGCTCATCTGGCCCGAGCACGACCACCGCCGGGCGCGGCTGCGGGCGGCCGCGGCGGTGGTCGCGGCGGATCCGCCGCAGCTGCGACGGGGTGACCTGGTGGACGACCTTCGGGCCCTGGCCGCCGAGGCGCCCACCGACGCCACGCTGGTGGTGTTCCACACGGCCGTGTTGTATCTGGTTCCGCCGGCGGGCCGGGCGGCTTTCACCGCGGTGGTGCGCACCCTCCCCGGTCATTGGATCAGCCTGGAGGCGCCCGAGGTGCTGGACTTCGACGTTCCGGGAACGTGGCCGCAGCCGGGTGTGCGTCACCTGCTGGCGCTGGACGGGAAACCACTGGCCTGGGCGGGAGCCCACGGTCAGTCGATGGTGTGGTTCGGGTGA